Within the Streptomyces sp. NBC_00440 genome, the region AGCAGCACCACCAGCCCGTCGCCCAGGTGCTCCTGCAGCACCGGCCAGGAAACCACCGGAACCCCGTCGGCCGGCCGGGCGTGCGCGGCCGAAACAATCCGGCACAGATGCGCCCACCCTGCCGCGGACTGCGCCAGCAGCGTCACCCTCCACCGCGCCTGGACCACATGCGCTCCCCCGCGCACCGGCGTCCGCGCACGCCCGGCACTGCCAGCGCCGGAAACGGGCTCGACCGCGATGTCCACACCGAACAGGGGCCGGATACCGGCAATGGTGGCTGCTTTCGCGAAGCGGACGGTGCCGGCGACGGTGTCCCGGTCGGTCAGCGCGAGCGTGGTCACCCCCCGCTCGGCCGCCCGGCGCACCAAGTCGTGAGGGAGAGAGGCGCCGTAGCGGGCGGAGTACCCCGAAGCGACATGGAGCTGGACCGACCCGGGCATCCCGGCCACCTCCGATCACATAAGACACGATTCAAGCCACATGGCTCGATCCATCTCCAATATATCGAACATAAATCGAACGATGCGAATTGTCCGGCGTCGGCCACAGTCACCCGGATCTGCTTTGAATCGGCGCCCGGGGTGGCCTGTGAGTGCTGCAGCTGCTCGCGGGTAACTTGAGCGGTCGCTGCCTGCGATAGTTCTGCGGGTGAGCACAAGCGAGATGTCTGACGTCGAGTACGCCTTCGTGCTCAATGCGACCGAGATGGACATCCTTCCCGGAGTCCGGGGAGATCTGAAGGAACCCTTGGCATCCGGCCCGGCGGAGGACTTGGTGCCCTTCCTCCTCGCTCTCGTCGACCGTGGAATGGTCGAGGTCTGCCGGTACATCCCTTGGACCACGCCAGGCGGTACTGCCGGCTACCAGCCGGGCCCCCCGATCTCGCGCGAGGACCTTCCGGATGTGCTTGCCGCAGCCGAGGAATGGGAGTACCCGGACGACTTCGAGTGGCTGGGCAAGCTCACCCTGGTACAAACAGAGAGCTGTCGTCGGGGCCGCTGAGAGGCAAGCGTTAATCGAGGTTGAGTAGCTGTACTCAAGCTGGGCAGAGCACTCCGCAGGATGATGTGCCCATGCTCCCTTGGGTCATAGACATCTTCGTGGCGGCCTGGATCACCATGCTCGATGTCCTGGTACTTGCCGGTTACTGGCTTGCGGAAGGCATCAAGCAGTGGGCCTCAGAGCGACGCACCCTTGCGCCAACGGCCCGCCTCTGGCTGGTCCTGACTATCGCGCCTGCCGGGTTTGCCGCAGTCGGCTTCGGGTTCTACCGGGCAGATCTACTGGTGACCGCCACTTCTCAGATCGTGATGGCCGCAGCGGTCCTGCTCGTTCTGCTGCTGGGGCTCGGCACCGAATGTGCGCGTTGGGTTGCCCGAGGGGCCGAGCGGCACCGACTTCGACGTGAACGCCGCCGACTACGAAGTTCGTGAGACACAGGCGGCACCAGACGACAACCCCACTTTCAACGGCGCCCGCTCAGCTGACCCGGCGGCGACGTCACGGACCGGCGGGCAACGCGACGCGAGCCGCAGGAACGGCGAGCCATCGCCTGAGCCGTATATACGACCTATCCACGGACGAGTGATCACCTGGGCGGAACGCCCAACCCGGCCCCTCCGCAGCCGATATCAACAATCCGTGATCAAGAACCTGATGCGCGGCCTCGCGGCCGCCGCCCTTCTTTCCCTGCCCCTCGCTGCCGCCGCGCCCGCACCGGCCGCCAGCCTCCCCCTCCCCCATGCTGCGCCCGCTGCGGTGACCATGTCGCTCACCGACGGGATCGCCGAACTGCCCGTAGCGGCCGAGCACCGTGAGGGGTACGAGCGGACGAAGTTCAAGCACTGGGTCGACGCCGACCACAACGGCTGCAACACGAGGGCCGAAGTCCTGATCGCCGAATCGCGCACGAAGCCGGTCATCGAAGCGGGCTGCAAGATCGCCTCGGGCACCTGGTACTCGTACTACGACGGCGTGACCGTCACTGCCCCCGGCGGCCTCGACATCGACCACATGGTCCCCCTCGCCGAAGCCTGGGACTCCGGCGCCTCAAACTGGACGGCCGCCCGACGCCAGGCGTACGCCAATGACCTCGACGCCCCCCGCAGCCTGGTGGCCGTCAGCGCGAAGGCCAACCGGTCCAAGAGCGACCAGGACGTCACCGACTGGCTGCCGCCACTGGCCGATGCCCGCTGCCAGTACGCCTCCGACTGGACCTCCACGAAACTCCGCTGGGGCCTGAGCATCGACAGCGCCGAGCGCACCGCACTGGAGCACATCGCGTCCGGCTGTGGACACACGAACGTCGAGTACGAGACCGCCCTCCCCTAGTTCTCCACCCGCGGGTGCTGAGTGCCCGTCGGCGGACGGGCACTCAGCACCGCAGCCCGGCCCGTCGCGTTGAGTATGAACGGGGGGAGCAGCGGTGGCGGGCTCGGTGCGCCGGCCCTCATGAGACTGAGCGCTCGAATTGGCCCGTGAGCACTTCACGTGGCCCCGCCTGCGCTGTCGAGCTGGCCCGTCCATTCCCGCAAGGTCAGTGAACTCCCCTGGATTCGTCGTGCCTCTCGGGGTGGGCGAGGTACTGATGGGCCCTGCTCGCCCTGCCGTAGAAGGCAGTCGCTTGAGACTCATCAGATGCTCGCTTCCGCAACTCATTTAGGGTATCGATGTGAATATCAAATAGTCCAAGAATGCGACGGGGGCTGGCGTAAATTTACCTGGACACGGCATGCGTGTCGTCTGCCGATTGAGCTAGTAGCATCTGTATCCGTGACTACAAAGACGGCGCCGGTCCGTGACCGCATCAGAAATGTTTTGGAGTCGGCTCGAACCTCCGAGCCCTATCCGGTCTGGATGACTTGGCGGTCCCTGGCCATTCGGGTATATGGATATAGCCGCCCGTCAAAAAGCGACATCTATAACATTCGGCGCGTCGCTGAAAAGATGCATGACGTTGACCTGCTGCGCTTCGCGAAAAGGCAGACACACGCAGGCGCCCGCCTTCATCCAACTCCTGAGGAAGCCTGGCTTCAGAGCCACATCGTCGATGTATACGCGGCCACGATGGACGGAGTCGATTACCGCGCCTACTGTCCCCCAAATGAGGAGCAGGTGCTGGAGGCTTTTTGGCACGGTTGCCGCCAGCAGGAGGACATTCGAGTCAACCTGTGCAGGGTTGTGGAGATTGTCAATAAACGCTGCCGCACAACGTTTGATCCATCCGAAGTGGCGTGGTGGAGGGTGGGACTGGAAGAGCATCGGAAGCAGCTAAGGAAGGATGAAGTGACCAAGCTGCATACTGCTCTGGTTGCAGCTCTGGTAAAGAAAGAACAGCAGGAGATTGAAGCGCGCCTGGTTACCCTGGGCCCTTATCGAGTCGATCCAGAGAAAACGCCTCAATGCCCTTGCTGTCGTCAGGAGCTGCCAACTGGGCTGCCCCTTGCTCGGCAACCAACAGCTCAGCAGGAAATGACGGCTGAGCCACGGCAGCCCAGGCCGCAGCTTGCGGGGGAACTGGTCGGCTAGGGCCGAACGCCCAGTGTATCGGGTCACAGACAACGAAATGGATATCACCGGATTCTGGCCAGAGCTCTTCATCGCGCAGGGGACTCCACGTTGCGGCAACGTCCGATGGCGATCTGGAGTATCCGCGGCGATGCCGTCGAGCCACTGCGGTTCGTGTCCCGCCCGGCCAGGCAGATGTCTGCTCGCCGTTCGCGTGGACTTGGGTCCGGGTTCTGGTGTCGGTGCCGAGCATGAGCACACTGTCGGTGAAGGGTGGGCCCGGCTCCCCTTCCGGGGACGCATTCATGAGGCCCCCGGCCAGCCGTCACAGCTCTGGGGGCCTCGTGCCCATGACGCTCTCCCGATCCCATCGTCGTTGCCTTGCTCGGCAACTGACCGGAATCTGGCATGACGACCACGGTGGACTTCTCATCCACTGCTTCGGGCATCCGTAACCGACGCAGCCGGAAGCGGAAGCTGACCGCGAGCAGGATGTTCGTCAGCAACCACCGGGCCTCCCACCAGACCGCGACCGTCCGCGCAGGAGTGCCGTGGACGCTGCACCCGGCCTTCTCTGTGTAGCCCGCGTCGGCGCTGCGGTCGAGTTCCGTGCGAATGACAAAGCCGCAGCCGCAGCCGCGGTCGCGGCCCGTCGGTCCGCGGGACGCTCCCGAAGCGCTACCCCCTAGTGCACACTTTTGTACACTGGTGAGCATGACGGAGACGACGTACTCGATCGTGGAAGCCCGCGCGCGGCTGGGCGCCATCGCCCGCGAGGTCAGCGCCACCCGCGAACCGGCTGCCATCACCGACCACGGCCACACCATCGCCATACTGGTCAGTCCCGCCGACGCCCTAGAACTGCAGGAGATGCGCGCGCTCGCCGCCTACCGCGCCCGCCAGGCCCGCGGCGAGAGCGTCGGCGTTCCGCATGACGAGGCCTACCGCCGCGTGTTCGGCGATGAGGCGTGAGCTACGAAGTCATCTGGGAGCCCGAGGCACTCGCTCAGGCCGAGCGCTTCGCCAAAGACGATCCCCACGGAGTCCGTCAGGTGTTCGCCGCCGTCGACCGCCTCGGCGAAGAGCCCAGACCTGAGGGCGCGTTCGGCAGCACCGACGTGCTGCGCATCCACGTCGGCATCTACCGCGTGATGTACGAGATCAACGACCAGCAGGTCCGCGTCAGCGTTATCCATCTCGGCCGTCTGCGCTGACGGCAGCCTCTCCCGCTGCTGCCGGGCCGACGATCCTGAGGCCGGTACCACCGCCGCAGGTCGTCGGGCGACCGCCGGGCTCCGTGCTTTGGGCAAGGTGATGCCCTGGGGCCTGTGCAGCTTGCCCTGGGCGCAATGTCCAGAGCACGGATCCCGTCTCCGCCAGCCATTCGTTCGCCAGCACGTGTCGCACGATGAAGCAGTGCAGAGCGAGCGCTTCAGCTCCCAGCCGAAGCCCGAGCATGGTTGGCTGTATGAAGGGCCGTGTCCGTGCTCGGTGCGAACTCAGCGACCCCGCGCTGATGGACGTGACGGCGTGCCCGCCCCGTCAGGACGGTCTGTGGGTGGGCCGCGCCCCGGACTGGCGGTGGGCCGCAGCCCACGCCGTGACAGGGACCATGGCAGAACGGGGAGACCGGCTCCTCTACGCTCACCGGCATGACGCTGAACCAGGAAGAATGCGAACTTCTCCGCCTGATCTCGCTGGCGGCCGAACCCGTCGCCATGTCGGACTTCTTCCACGGCATCCACCCGCCGAACTTCCCCCGTAGTGCCGCCGACGATGACCCGGACCGGGAGGCGTGGGTCGAACTCCAGTTGGGCCTGTACAGGGCTTCCATCTCCCTGTGGAAGGCCGACCTCGTCCGTATCGTGCAGCCGGCCAACGGCGAGCGACCCGACCTTGTCGAGATCACCGACACCGGCCGGACCGCGCTGGCGTAAGTTCATCAGCCGCACCCGTGGATAGGTGGCCGACCGGGCGGGCACCACCGCCCTTCCTGGCAACTGCGACGGGGCTGCATGAGCCGGCTCCTCGGCGGCTGGACCGCGACCAGGGCCTGGCGCGCGAGGCCCTGGTCGTTCGGCTCGCTCACCACCGGCAGCACGGCTGGGAGGGAAGCCCGGCCCATTGCGCTCACGCCCCTCCTTTCGGGCTTCCCGGGACTCAGGCCCGCTTCCAGGCGTGGACGATTTCCTGCTGGTCCGAGGGGGAGGGCGGCATGGAGGTGCTGCGGTGGCTGGAGCCGGTGTCGGCGGCCGACAGGCTTTATCAGCGGTCGACCGGCGCGGGGTAGAGCTCCGCGAGCTGGTTGAGCAGCCGCGCGTACGCCTCACGGTCCGGACCGCGCGGCTCGGTCTTGTTTTTGCTGGACTCCCAGACGCTGACGGTCGCACGGCGCACCTTCAGGGCACCCGCCACCTGCTCCAGTGTCAGGCCGTGTGCGACCCGCAACCGTTTGCGCTCCTCCGGCGGCGGGAGCACAGACGCGACCAGTGCGTCGACAGCGTCGAACAACTCGGACATGAGACACCTCCTGGCCGATACTCTACATAGATCGTACTAATCGCGTACGGATGCCGCACATATCGCGTACGAATGTTATGTTGACCTTGAGTTGGCGGACATTTTGAGGCAGGACCCGGCGGAGCGAGCGCGATCAGGGGGGTTGTTGGTGAAGGACGCGGATGTCGAACCGGTCGTGCTGAGCCAGGAGCAGCACGACGAGATCCTGACGTCCCAGATCCTGCCGAGCTGGACCAAGGGCGCTGTCCGGCAAGAGCAGCCCGTGGTGCTGGTGGTCGCCGGGCCGCCGGGCAGCGGCAAGTCCACGCTCATCACGCTTCTGATGGCGGTCCTCCATCAGCGTGGCGGGGCGGTGCTGGTCGGACGGGATCTCTACAAATCGGATCATCCCCAGTACGCCGCTCTCCTGAAGGCTGACGAGCGCACCGCTGGGGTGCGGGTCCGGCCGGACGTGCTGCGCTGGCAGGCCGAGGTCGAGGATTTTGTGCGTCTCAACCGGTTCGACGCGGTGGTGGAAACCCCGTTGGCCGACCCGGATGAGGCCAGGGCGATGGCCCTCGCCTACCGGGCTGCCGGATGCCGCGTCGAAGTGGTGGTCCTGGCCGAGGCACACGCTGTGCTCCAGCTGAGCGTCCTGGACCGCTTCCTGGCCAGCGAGGAAGGCACCGGCCGGTACATCTCCTGGGACAACCTCGACCAGTGCGTCAAGGGACTTCCCCAGTCGCTCGCGGTCATCGAAGCCGAGCACCTCGCCCACCGGATCATGGTGGTACGGCGCGACCTCCAGGTGCTGTACAGCAACGAGCTGACCGAGGACGGAACGTGGCGGACCTCGCCGGTTGCGGACCAGACGCATTCCGCGGAACTGGCCCGGCCCTGGACGGCTCCCGAGACCTGGCAGTTCCGCCGCCAAGTCTGCGGCGTCGAACAGAAGGCGCATCCGCTGGTTAGCTCCCCGGAGCGGCACCTTGCGGTGGTCGGCGGACTGGAGCGCGCCGGTGCGCTGGCCGAGCCGGTGCGCCGCATCGCCCAGCCCCTCGCGGTGCCGCCCGGAGTCGACTACCACCGGCTGTCCGCCGACGAGCACCGCTTCGTCTTCGACGAGCTGATCGTCCCGATGTACCTGAGCAACATCACCGCCCAGGACCAGCCGGTGACGCTGTATGTGATGGGCCCGCAAGGAG harbors:
- a CDS encoding HNH endonuclease family protein codes for the protein MIKNLMRGLAAAALLSLPLAAAAPAPAASLPLPHAAPAAVTMSLTDGIAELPVAAEHREGYERTKFKHWVDADHNGCNTRAEVLIAESRTKPVIEAGCKIASGTWYSYYDGVTVTAPGGLDIDHMVPLAEAWDSGASNWTAARRQAYANDLDAPRSLVAVSAKANRSKSDQDVTDWLPPLADARCQYASDWTSTKLRWGLSIDSAERTALEHIASGCGHTNVEYETALP
- a CDS encoding type II toxin-antitoxin system Phd/YefM family antitoxin; translation: MTETTYSIVEARARLGAIAREVSATREPAAITDHGHTIAILVSPADALELQEMRALAAYRARQARGESVGVPHDEAYRRVFGDEA
- a CDS encoding type II toxin-antitoxin system RelE family toxin encodes the protein MSYEVIWEPEALAQAERFAKDDPHGVRQVFAAVDRLGEEPRPEGAFGSTDVLRIHVGIYRVMYEINDQQVRVSVIHLGRLR
- a CDS encoding helix-turn-helix domain-containing protein → MSELFDAVDALVASVLPPPEERKRLRVAHGLTLEQVAGALKVRRATVSVWESSKNKTEPRGPDREAYARLLNQLAELYPAPVDR
- a CDS encoding zeta toxin family protein gives rise to the protein MKDADVEPVVLSQEQHDEILTSQILPSWTKGAVRQEQPVVLVVAGPPGSGKSTLITLLMAVLHQRGGAVLVGRDLYKSDHPQYAALLKADERTAGVRVRPDVLRWQAEVEDFVRLNRFDAVVETPLADPDEARAMALAYRAAGCRVEVVVLAEAHAVLQLSVLDRFLASEEGTGRYISWDNLDQCVKGLPQSLAVIEAEHLAHRIMVVRRDLQVLYSNELTEDGTWRTSPVADQTHSAELARPWTAPETWQFRRQVCGVEQKAHPLVSSPERHLAVVGGLERAGALAEPVRRIAQPLAVPPGVDYHRLSADEHRFVFDELIVPMYLSNITAQDQPVTLYVMGPQGAGKTHTARMLRRALRHRRPTRIEGGMFKAVHPDYRRLLAEHPRTASARIRADYRAWQEQAEARVRECRGDLVIEIAPDSVGHFLTSARRDHRTGRRVELIVLGVRAADSRLGTATRCAGVARIGGTPRFTSAAAHSVTFNVVVDAVRAAEQEPHTVSSISVIGRDLTASYRNERTAGGAWASRPRAGDVLVAGQHRPYTVTEAAEFLTTLHRVQGELPQYRSDLVEIAALAWPLMPTHLQPRILASTITPAALPVPVQQGPGYWPLSSWARAA